The proteins below come from a single Ruegeria sp. THAF33 genomic window:
- a CDS encoding ASCH domain-containing protein, whose product MSESLKDIIARYPGAQIFKFGDNPVLSSELLALVRSGRKTATCDALRNYPDDSLEMPKSGRRDIALNWDDTPALVIETVDVSIQRYCDVTEEFALAEGENETLEGWREDHRRYFQRNGGFDPEMKLVCERFRLVEDLALEG is encoded by the coding sequence ATGAGCGAGAGTTTGAAAGACATAATAGCCCGCTATCCCGGTGCACAAATCTTCAAATTCGGCGACAACCCCGTGCTGAGTTCAGAGCTTCTGGCCTTGGTCCGTTCTGGCCGTAAAACAGCGACCTGCGACGCGCTCAGAAACTATCCTGATGACAGCCTTGAGATGCCCAAGTCCGGTCGCCGCGATATTGCGCTGAACTGGGATGACACTCCGGCGTTGGTCATTGAAACCGTTGATGTTTCGATCCAGCGTTACTGCGATGTGACCGAGGAATTCGCCTTGGCGGAAGGTGAAAATGAAACGCTTGAAGGATGGCGGGAAGATCATCGTCGATATTTCCAGCGAAACGGCGGCTTTGATCCCGAGATGAAACTCGTGTGCGAACGGTTCCGTCTCGTCGAAGATCTGGCATTGGAAGGGTGA
- a CDS encoding carboxyl transferase domain-containing protein, with translation MKLTSKAMPASEGFKANRAAHLDALAQISAAAEAARMGGGEKSRARHESRGKMLPRRRVANLLDPGSPFLEIGATAAHGMYGDAAPCAGVIAGIGLVQGQQVMVVCNDATVKGGTYYPMTVKKHLRAQEIAEENHLPCIYLVDSGGANLPNQDEVFPDRDHFGRIFYNQARMSAKGIAQIAVVMGSCTAGGAYVPAMSDVTIIVKEQGTIFLAGPPLVKAATGEVVSAEDLGGGDVHTRLSGVADYLAEDDAHALALARRAVGSLNRHKPQTVDWASPEDPAYDPEEILGVVPADLRTPYDIREVIARLVDGSRFDEFKPRFGETLVTGFAHVKGCPVGIIANNGVLFSEAAQKGAHFVELCSQRKIPLVFLQNITGFMVGRKYENEGIARHGAKMVTAVATTSVPKITMLVGGSFGAGNYGMAGRAYQPRFLWTWPNSRISVMGGEQAAGVLATVKRDGIERQGGTWSAEEEAEFKRPTLDMFEEQSHPLYASARLWDDGIIDPRKSRDVLALSLSAALNAPIEETRFGVFRM, from the coding sequence ATGAAACTCACATCCAAAGCCATGCCTGCCTCTGAGGGCTTCAAGGCAAACCGCGCAGCGCATCTCGATGCACTGGCGCAAATCTCTGCCGCTGCCGAAGCGGCCCGTATGGGCGGTGGCGAAAAATCCCGCGCAAGACATGAGTCCCGCGGCAAGATGCTCCCCAGACGCCGGGTGGCGAACCTGCTGGACCCCGGCTCTCCGTTTCTCGAAATCGGCGCGACGGCGGCGCACGGGATGTATGGCGATGCCGCGCCCTGTGCCGGCGTCATCGCGGGCATTGGACTTGTGCAGGGGCAGCAGGTCATGGTGGTCTGCAACGACGCCACCGTGAAAGGCGGCACCTATTATCCGATGACGGTCAAAAAACACCTGCGGGCGCAGGAGATTGCCGAGGAAAACCATCTGCCCTGCATCTATCTGGTCGACAGCGGTGGCGCGAACCTGCCCAATCAGGATGAGGTCTTTCCCGACCGCGATCACTTTGGCCGCATCTTCTACAACCAGGCGCGGATGAGCGCGAAGGGGATCGCTCAGATCGCCGTGGTCATGGGGTCATGCACGGCCGGTGGCGCCTATGTGCCGGCGATGTCGGATGTGACGATCATCGTCAAGGAACAGGGCACGATCTTTCTGGCCGGCCCGCCGCTGGTCAAGGCAGCAACGGGCGAGGTCGTCAGCGCCGAAGATCTGGGCGGCGGCGATGTACACACGCGCCTGTCCGGCGTGGCCGATTATCTGGCCGAGGATGATGCCCACGCACTGGCTTTGGCCCGCCGGGCGGTTGGGTCGCTGAACCGCCACAAGCCGCAGACGGTGGACTGGGCCAGCCCCGAAGATCCGGCCTATGACCCCGAGGAAATCCTGGGCGTTGTCCCTGCTGATCTGCGCACGCCCTATGACATCCGTGAAGTGATTGCGCGTCTGGTCGATGGGTCTCGGTTCGACGAATTCAAACCGCGCTTCGGCGAAACGCTGGTCACGGGGTTTGCCCATGTCAAAGGCTGCCCGGTTGGGATCATCGCCAATAACGGCGTGCTGTTTTCCGAGGCGGCGCAGAAGGGTGCCCATTTCGTCGAGCTGTGTTCGCAACGCAAAATCCCGCTTGTGTTCCTGCAAAACATCACCGGTTTCATGGTCGGTCGCAAATACGAAAACGAAGGCATCGCGCGGCATGGGGCCAAGATGGTGACGGCGGTGGCCACGACGTCGGTGCCCAAGATCACGATGCTGGTCGGCGGCTCGTTCGGGGCCGGGAACTATGGCATGGCCGGTCGTGCCTATCAGCCGCGCTTTCTGTGGACTTGGCCGAATTCGCGCATTTCAGTGATGGGCGGGGAACAGGCCGCTGGCGTTCTGGCCACCGTCAAACGCGACGGGATAGAACGGCAGGGTGGAACATGGTCCGCCGAAGAAGAGGCCGAGTTCAAACGCCCGACGCTGGATATGTTCGAGGAACAGTCGCATCCGCTCTACGCCTCGGCGCGGCTGTGGGATGACGGCATCATTGACCCGCGCAAAAGCCGCGATGTGCTGGCCCTGTCGCTCAGCGCCGCTCTGAATGCCCCGATCGAGGAGACACGTTTCGGCGTGTTCAGGATGTGA
- a CDS encoding AMP-binding protein has translation MLHAERIPGLRSGGGWDIPDRLNMAQQCLNHPGDQVALIDLTGSGQRQITYGQLAQMADGIARALLARVRPGDRVGVLLSQSPWCAAAHLAIWKIGAISVPLFKLFKQDALRSRAGDAGVQIVLTDAEGADLLGDLAEPLIASEIGVTGPALPYAATGPEDPAVLIYTSGTTGSPKGALHGHRVLTGHLPGVSISHNHLREGDCLWTPADWAWIGGLFDVLMPGLALGIPVVAARLEKFSPEACAKIIARGGVRNVFFPPTALRMLKAADKAIPGLRSVASGGEPLGAEMLAWGQGAFGLTINEFYGQTECNMVVSSCAEDFPVQPGCIGKPVPGHEVAVIDDDGIPTSEEGDVAIRRGSASMLLEYWNNPQATAEKFRGDWLITEDRGVWEGDYLRFVGRDDDVITSAGYRIGPAEIEDCLLTHPAVATVGVVGKPDPLRTEIVKAYVVLKPGAEASGAELQDWVKVRLAQYSYPREVAFLEELPMTVTGKVIRKNLRARAAGEVS, from the coding sequence TTGCTGCACGCTGAGCGCATACCGGGTTTGCGCTCAGGTGGGGGCTGGGACATACCGGACCGGCTGAACATGGCGCAGCAATGTCTGAACCATCCGGGTGATCAGGTGGCGCTTATCGATCTGACCGGATCAGGGCAGAGGCAGATAACCTATGGGCAACTGGCGCAAATGGCTGATGGGATCGCCCGCGCCCTGCTGGCCCGCGTCCGGCCCGGTGATCGGGTCGGAGTGCTGCTGAGCCAGTCACCCTGGTGTGCGGCAGCTCATCTGGCGATCTGGAAGATCGGCGCGATTTCGGTGCCCTTGTTCAAGTTGTTCAAGCAGGATGCGCTGCGGTCGCGGGCGGGCGATGCAGGCGTTCAGATCGTGCTGACCGATGCTGAAGGGGCGGATTTGCTGGGCGATCTGGCTGAACCTCTGATCGCATCCGAAATTGGCGTGACCGGTCCTGCGCTGCCCTATGCCGCGACCGGGCCCGAGGATCCTGCCGTATTGATCTACACCTCTGGTACAACCGGCAGCCCTAAAGGCGCACTGCACGGGCATCGGGTTCTGACCGGGCATTTGCCGGGTGTCTCGATCAGCCACAATCACCTGCGCGAAGGAGACTGTCTGTGGACCCCGGCGGATTGGGCGTGGATCGGCGGGTTGTTCGATGTGCTGATGCCGGGCCTTGCGCTGGGCATTCCGGTGGTCGCGGCACGGCTTGAGAAGTTCTCTCCCGAAGCCTGCGCCAAGATCATTGCGCGGGGCGGGGTGCGGAATGTGTTCTTTCCGCCGACCGCGCTGCGGATGCTCAAGGCGGCGGATAAGGCGATCCCCGGTTTGCGCTCGGTCGCGTCCGGGGGTGAGCCGCTGGGGGCCGAGATGCTGGCCTGGGGCCAAGGTGCGTTTGGTCTGACGATCAACGAATTCTACGGCCAGACCGAGTGCAACATGGTCGTATCCTCCTGCGCCGAGGATTTCCCCGTTCAACCCGGCTGTATCGGCAAGCCGGTGCCCGGGCATGAAGTCGCGGTGATCGACGATGACGGCATCCCGACCAGCGAGGAAGGCGATGTCGCCATCCGGCGGGGTTCGGCCTCGATGCTGCTGGAATACTGGAACAATCCGCAAGCGACGGCCGAGAAATTCCGGGGTGATTGGCTGATCACCGAAGACCGCGGCGTGTGGGAAGGCGACTATCTGCGCTTTGTCGGTCGGGATGATGACGTGATCACCTCGGCCGGTTACCGCATTGGCCCGGCCGAGATCGAGGATTGCCTGCTGACCCATCCGGCGGTGGCCACCGTGGGCGTGGTCGGCAAGCCCGACCCACTGCGGACCGAGATCGTGAAGGCCTATGTGGTGCTGAAACCGGGGGCTGAGGCCTCGGGTGCCGAGTTGCAGGATTGGGTTAAAGTCCGTCTGGCGCAGTATTCCTATCCGCGCGAGGTGGCATTTCTCGAGGAGCTGCCGATGACGGTGACGGGGAAGGTGATCCGGAAGAATTTGAGAGCGCGGGCTGCGGGGGAAGTGTCTTGA
- a CDS encoding OmpW family protein gives MTKKLAALTLSTALVALAAPALAQSQGDWTLGIGVGYLDPKSDNGTLAGAPATIDADTRPIFTAEYFIRDNLGIELLAATPFKHTVALGGTDAATVKHLPPTLSLNYHFPTNSAWKPYVGAGLNYTIFFDEQSPLGNIKVDDSFGVSLQAGLDYMVTDNGAIRLNVRWFDIDSDVSLNGAPIGTAEIDPWLVGVSYVHRF, from the coding sequence ATGACAAAGAAACTCGCCGCTTTGACACTGTCTACCGCACTGGTCGCCCTGGCGGCTCCGGCTTTGGCCCAGTCGCAAGGGGACTGGACACTGGGTATCGGTGTTGGCTATCTGGACCCGAAATCCGACAACGGCACGCTGGCCGGTGCGCCAGCGACGATCGACGCGGACACCCGCCCAATTTTCACTGCAGAGTACTTTATTCGCGACAACCTGGGCATCGAGCTTCTGGCGGCGACCCCGTTCAAACACACCGTGGCCCTTGGCGGTACGGACGCGGCCACGGTCAAGCACCTGCCGCCAACCTTGTCGCTGAACTATCACTTCCCGACCAACAGCGCCTGGAAACCCTATGTCGGCGCCGGTCTCAACTATACGATCTTCTTCGACGAGCAATCGCCCCTGGGCAACATCAAGGTCGATGACTCCTTCGGCGTCTCGTTGCAGGCGGGTCTGGATTACATGGTCACCGACAACGGGGCGATCCGCCTGAACGTGCGCTGGTTCGACATTGACTCGGACGTTTCGCTCAACGGCGCCCCCATCGGCACCGCGGAAATCGATCCCTGGCTGGTCGGTGTTTCCTACGTCCATCGGTTCTGA
- a CDS encoding isovaleryl-CoA dehydrogenase — translation MFMATMKFDLGEDVNALREMVHRWAQERVKPMAAEIDATNAFPNELWKEMGELGLLGVTVPEEYGGAGMSYLAHTIAVEEVARASASVSLSYGAHSNLCVNQIKLNGNEEQKQKYLPRLTSGEHVGALAMSEPSAGSDVVSMKLRAEKRNDHYRLNGNKYWITNGPDADTLVVYAKTDPDAGSKGITAFLIEKEMKGFSTSPHFDKLGMRGSNTAELIFEDVEVPFENVLGEEGKGVAVLMSGLDYERVVLAGIGTGIMAACLDEVMPYLAERKQFGKPIGSFQLMQGKIADMYTAMNSARAYVYEVAKACDRGDVTRQDAAACCLYASEQAMVQAHQAVQALGGAGFLTDAPVSRIFRDAKLMEIGAGTSEIRRMLIGREMMNEML, via the coding sequence ATGTTCATGGCCACGATGAAGTTCGATCTGGGTGAGGATGTGAATGCCCTGCGCGAGATGGTGCATCGCTGGGCGCAGGAGCGTGTCAAGCCGATGGCGGCCGAGATCGACGCCACCAATGCCTTTCCGAACGAGCTGTGGAAAGAGATGGGAGAGCTTGGTCTGCTGGGTGTTACCGTGCCGGAAGAGTACGGCGGTGCAGGCATGTCTTATCTGGCGCATACGATCGCAGTCGAAGAGGTCGCGCGCGCTTCAGCTTCGGTTTCTTTGTCATACGGGGCGCATTCGAACCTGTGCGTGAACCAGATCAAGTTGAACGGCAATGAAGAACAGAAGCAAAAGTATCTGCCGCGGCTGACCTCGGGCGAGCATGTGGGGGCGCTGGCCATGTCGGAACCTTCGGCCGGGTCGGATGTGGTGTCGATGAAGCTGCGCGCGGAAAAGCGGAACGACCATTACCGTCTGAACGGCAACAAGTACTGGATCACCAACGGGCCGGATGCGGATACTCTGGTGGTTTATGCCAAGACCGACCCCGATGCCGGATCGAAGGGTATTACCGCATTTCTGATCGAAAAAGAGATGAAGGGTTTTTCAACCTCGCCCCATTTCGACAAGCTGGGTATGCGCGGGTCGAACACGGCTGAGCTGATCTTTGAAGACGTCGAGGTGCCGTTCGAGAACGTGTTGGGCGAGGAGGGCAAGGGTGTTGCCGTTCTCATGTCGGGGCTGGATTATGAGCGGGTCGTGCTGGCAGGCATCGGGACCGGCATCATGGCCGCCTGTCTGGACGAAGTGATGCCTTATCTGGCGGAACGCAAGCAGTTCGGCAAACCTATCGGCAGCTTTCAGTTGATGCAGGGCAAGATTGCCGACATGTACACCGCGATGAACTCGGCACGAGCCTATGTCTATGAAGTCGCCAAGGCGTGTGACCGCGGTGACGTGACCCGGCAGGATGCGGCAGCGTGCTGCCTTTACGCGTCGGAACAGGCGATGGTTCAGGCCCATCAGGCGGTTCAGGCGCTGGGCGGGGCGGGCTTCCTGACGGATGCGCCGGTCAGCCGGATTTTCCGGGATGCCAAGCTGATGGAAATCGGCGCAGGCACCAGCGAGATTCGCCGGATGCTGATCGGCCGCGAAATGATGAATGAAATGCTCTGA
- a CDS encoding DegT/DnrJ/EryC1/StrS aminotransferase family protein — MTDVFSGSFTQQEPLPEEAIEAALAVLRHGRLHRYNVVPGELGETALLEQEFAAQMGAKYCLAVSSGGYALATALRAVGVQPGDPVLTNAFTLAPVPGSIASVGGRAIFVGVTEDLTIDLDDLEAKLDQARVLMLSHMRGHLCDMDRLMQMCDAAGVIVIEDCAHTMGAAWRGQLSGRQGAIGCYSCQTYKHVNSGEGGLLVTDDEELAAKATLLSGSYMLYERHLAAPGPDVFERIKYTTPNVSGRMDNLRAAILRPQLRDLDRQVARWNERYREIETGLRGTPGLTIVERPEEETYVGSSIQFLLLDWAPERIAEVISRCAARGVELKWFGGAEPTGFTSRYDSWRYFDSERMPESDRVLAGVMDMRVPLTFSLEDCRLIARIIRAEVSAVYQS, encoded by the coding sequence ATGACCGACGTATTCTCTGGCAGCTTTACGCAGCAGGAACCCCTTCCGGAAGAAGCAATCGAGGCGGCACTGGCCGTTCTGCGCCATGGGCGTCTGCATCGATACAATGTCGTCCCCGGAGAGTTGGGGGAAACAGCCCTGCTGGAGCAGGAATTTGCGGCGCAGATGGGGGCAAAATACTGTCTTGCGGTTTCGTCTGGCGGCTACGCTCTGGCCACCGCCCTGCGTGCGGTTGGCGTGCAGCCGGGCGACCCGGTATTAACCAATGCGTTTACGCTGGCGCCGGTCCCGGGGTCGATTGCCTCGGTCGGAGGGCGGGCAATTTTTGTCGGAGTGACGGAAGACCTGACCATTGATCTGGATGATCTTGAGGCCAAGCTGGATCAGGCGCGTGTGCTGATGCTCAGCCATATGCGCGGACATCTGTGTGACATGGACCGGCTGATGCAGATGTGTGACGCGGCCGGGGTGATCGTGATCGAGGATTGCGCACACACGATGGGGGCAGCCTGGCGCGGTCAGTTGTCGGGGCGGCAGGGCGCGATCGGGTGTTATTCCTGTCAGACCTACAAGCATGTCAATTCGGGCGAAGGGGGCTTGCTGGTCACCGATGACGAGGAACTGGCGGCAAAGGCCACGCTGTTGTCGGGGTCCTACATGTTGTACGAACGCCATCTGGCGGCGCCGGGGCCGGACGTGTTCGAGCGGATCAAATACACCACGCCCAACGTCTCGGGCCGGATGGACAATTTGCGCGCGGCGATCCTGCGCCCGCAATTGCGGGATCTGGACCGGCAGGTGGCCCGGTGGAACGAACGTTATCGCGAGATCGAAACCGGGTTGCGGGGTACGCCGGGTCTGACGATCGTCGAACGGCCCGAAGAAGAAACTTATGTCGGGTCTTCGATTCAGTTCCTGCTGCTGGATTGGGCGCCTGAACGGATAGCCGAAGTCATCAGCCGTTGCGCGGCGCGCGGGGTTGAGCTGAAGTGGTTCGGCGGTGCCGAGCCGACAGGATTCACGTCGCGCTATGACAGTTGGCGATATTTCGACAGCGAACGGATGCCCGAAAGTGACCGCGTTCTGGCCGGCGTGATGGATATGCGCGTGCCTTTGACGTTTTCCTTGGAGGATTGTCGATTGATCGCCCGGATCATCCGGGCCGAAGTGAGCGCGGTTTATCAGTCTTGA
- a CDS encoding HAD-IA family hydrolase, translating to MRTVIFDLDGTLADTSGDLLAAANHCFRKMGHGDVLVHGPDSGVALRGGRMMLTHGLKRVGAYDEDTVQAYYPVLLEAYAQDIDTHTSFYPGALQAVEILSDAGYGVGICTNKPEHLAELLLTRMGVRDRFASLVGADTLPVRKPDPAPLREAARRAGGDPDLCVLVGDSDTDRNTARAAGVPSVLVTFGPSGDDMAALEPEALLHHFDDLPGLVPDLIGAAA from the coding sequence ATGCGCACCGTCATCTTCGATCTGGACGGCACTTTGGCGGACACATCCGGCGATTTGCTGGCGGCCGCGAACCATTGTTTCCGCAAGATGGGGCACGGGGATGTACTGGTCCACGGGCCGGATTCCGGTGTGGCGCTGCGAGGTGGGCGCATGATGCTGACCCACGGGCTGAAACGTGTCGGGGCCTATGACGAGGATACGGTACAGGCCTATTATCCGGTTCTTCTTGAGGCCTACGCGCAGGACATCGACACCCACACCAGTTTCTATCCCGGCGCACTACAGGCGGTCGAGATACTGAGTGACGCGGGTTACGGTGTGGGCATTTGCACGAACAAACCGGAACATCTGGCCGAATTGTTGCTGACGCGCATGGGGGTGCGGGACCGTTTTGCATCTTTGGTCGGGGCCGATACGCTGCCGGTCCGCAAACCGGACCCGGCGCCTTTGCGTGAAGCCGCGCGCCGTGCCGGGGGCGATCCGGACTTGTGCGTGCTGGTCGGAGACTCAGATACCGACCGCAACACCGCCAGAGCGGCGGGCGTTCCTTCGGTGCTGGTTACCTTCGGGCCATCGGGGGATGACATGGCGGCGCTGGAACCCGAAGCCCTTCTGCATCATTTTGATGACTTGCCCGGCCTCGTGCCTGATCTGATCGGTGCGGCAGCCTGA
- the glmU gene encoding bifunctional UDP-N-acetylglucosamine diphosphorylase/glucosamine-1-phosphate N-acetyltransferase GlmU, translated as MTTALVILAAGKGTRMNSDLPKVLHPIAQVPMLIHAMRAGSVLSPEHTVIVTGHGSEAVAKVARAEDEGAQITVQEDQLGTAHAVAQARSALSGFEGDVVVLYGDTPFLQPDTLERMIEARSGNDLVILGFEAADPARYGRLVMNGDVLERIVEFKDASNEERSITFCNSGLLACNAQLLFSLIDEVGNDNASGEYYLTDVVEIARRRGLNVTAVACDEAQTLGVNSRADLAAADAVFQARARGELLELGVTLMAPDTVYLAADTVVGRDTVIEPNVVFGPGVTVESGATIRAFSHLEGCHVSRGAVVGPYARLRPGAELAENTRVGNFVEIKNAEIAEGAKVNHLSYIGDASVGAATNIGAGTITCNYDGVMKHKTTIGENVFVGSNTMLVAPVTVGDGAMTATGTVVTRDVDPGALAVARAKQENKPGYARKLFDMLKAKKARRDKKA; from the coding sequence ATGACCACTGCCCTCGTCATCCTTGCCGCCGGAAAAGGCACCAGGATGAATTCGGACCTTCCCAAAGTTCTGCATCCCATCGCTCAGGTTCCGATGCTGATCCATGCGATGCGCGCCGGATCTGTCTTGTCGCCCGAACATACCGTGATCGTCACCGGCCACGGGTCCGAAGCCGTGGCAAAGGTTGCACGGGCCGAGGATGAAGGGGCGCAGATCACCGTGCAGGAAGACCAGTTGGGTACGGCCCATGCGGTCGCCCAGGCCCGAAGCGCATTGAGCGGGTTCGAAGGTGATGTGGTTGTTCTTTACGGCGACACCCCGTTCCTGCAGCCCGACACGCTGGAAAGGATGATCGAGGCACGGTCCGGGAATGACCTTGTCATTCTTGGCTTTGAAGCAGCCGATCCTGCCCGTTATGGCCGGCTGGTTATGAATGGCGACGTGCTGGAACGCATTGTCGAATTCAAGGATGCGTCGAATGAAGAACGATCCATAACATTCTGCAATTCAGGACTTTTGGCCTGCAATGCGCAGCTGCTGTTTTCGCTGATCGACGAGGTCGGAAACGACAACGCTTCGGGCGAATACTATCTGACCGACGTGGTTGAAATTGCGCGCCGCCGTGGGCTGAACGTGACCGCAGTCGCGTGCGACGAGGCGCAGACGCTGGGCGTGAACTCTCGCGCCGATCTGGCGGCCGCCGATGCCGTATTTCAGGCACGCGCCCGTGGCGAGCTGCTTGAACTGGGCGTCACGTTGATGGCGCCTGACACGGTGTATCTGGCCGCGGATACGGTGGTCGGGCGCGATACGGTGATCGAACCGAATGTGGTGTTCGGCCCGGGCGTCACGGTCGAAAGCGGCGCAACGATCCGCGCCTTTTCGCATCTTGAGGGCTGCCATGTCAGCCGGGGCGCTGTCGTCGGCCCCTACGCGCGCCTGCGCCCCGGTGCCGAACTGGCCGAAAACACGCGGGTGGGCAATTTTGTCGAGATCAAGAATGCCGAAATCGCCGAAGGCGCGAAGGTCAATCACCTTAGCTATATCGGGGACGCTTCGGTTGGCGCAGCGACCAACATCGGTGCGGGCACGATCACCTGCAACTATGACGGCGTGATGAAGCACAAGACCACGATTGGTGAGAATGTCTTTGTCGGCTCGAACACCATGCTGGTGGCGCCGGTCACAGTGGGCGACGGCGCGATGACCGCGACGGGCACTGTCGTGACCAGGGATGTGGACCCTGGTGCGCTGGCTGTTGCGCGGGCCAAGCAGGAAAACAAGCCCGGATATGCGCGCAAATTGTTTGATATGTTGAAGGCGAAAAAGGCTCGCCGCGATAAAAAGGCCTGA
- the glmS gene encoding glutamine--fructose-6-phosphate transaminase (isomerizing), translated as MCGIVGVLGQHEAAPILVEALKRLEYRGYDSAGIATVNDGALGRRRAVGKLVNLSDLLVHDPLPGKSGIGHTRWATHGAPSVNNAHPHKAGPVAVVHNGIVENYRDLRAELAEYGVDFQTETDTETVALMTEHHLSSGLSPVEAAFKTIDQLEGAFALAFLFDGEDDLIVAARKGSPLAIGHGDGEMYVGSDAIALAPLTNQITYLEEGDRAVLTRTSLEIRNEAGELANREKRKIKLDHARADKGEHKHFMAKEIAEQPIVVAEAIRSYLPTGGDRVALPDADLDFSKLDRLTMVACGTAFYACLTAKYWFEQLAKMPVEVDIASEFRYREPPITDRTLALFVSQSGETADTLAALRYCEGKADKIVSVVNVPESSIARESDIALPIHAGVEIGVASTKAFTCQLSVLLMLALKAAADRGTMTDEDIADHAAALRGLPTVLNAALDQNRAIRKAAQRLSEARDVLFLGRGLMYPLAMEGALKLKEISYIHAEGYASGELKHGPIALIDKHMPVVVMAPRDTVFDKTVSNMQEVMARKGKVILVSDDDGIDEAGDGVWSTIRMPHVHTSLAPILYSVPAQLLAYHTAVAKGTDVDQPRNLAKSVTVE; from the coding sequence ATGTGTGGAATAGTAGGTGTTTTGGGGCAGCACGAGGCCGCCCCTATTCTGGTAGAAGCCCTGAAACGGCTGGAATATCGCGGCTATGACAGCGCCGGGATTGCAACCGTCAACGACGGCGCATTGGGCCGGCGGCGCGCGGTTGGCAAGCTGGTCAACCTCAGCGATCTTCTGGTGCATGATCCTCTTCCCGGTAAATCCGGCATCGGCCATACCCGCTGGGCCACGCATGGCGCCCCGTCGGTCAACAACGCACATCCGCACAAGGCGGGCCCGGTGGCCGTCGTTCATAACGGCATCGTCGAAAACTATCGCGACCTGAGGGCTGAACTGGCCGAATATGGTGTTGATTTCCAAACCGAAACCGACACGGAAACGGTTGCCCTCATGACGGAACACCACCTGAGCTCGGGCCTGTCCCCGGTCGAGGCGGCGTTCAAGACGATCGACCAGTTGGAGGGCGCCTTTGCGCTGGCCTTTCTTTTCGACGGAGAGGACGACCTGATCGTGGCGGCCCGCAAGGGATCACCACTGGCCATCGGACATGGGGATGGCGAGATGTATGTGGGCTCTGACGCCATCGCCCTGGCGCCTCTGACCAACCAGATCACATATCTGGAAGAAGGCGACCGCGCGGTTCTGACCCGAACGTCGCTTGAAATCCGCAACGAAGCCGGTGAGCTGGCCAACCGGGAAAAGCGCAAGATCAAGCTGGATCATGCGCGCGCGGACAAGGGCGAGCACAAGCATTTCATGGCCAAGGAAATCGCTGAACAGCCCATCGTTGTGGCCGAAGCGATCCGGTCCTACCTGCCCACGGGTGGTGACCGCGTGGCCCTGCCCGATGCCGATCTGGATTTCAGCAAGCTGGACCGTCTGACCATGGTGGCCTGCGGCACCGCGTTTTACGCCTGCCTGACCGCGAAATACTGGTTCGAGCAACTGGCCAAGATGCCGGTCGAGGTCGATATCGCCAGCGAGTTCCGCTATCGCGAACCTCCGATCACGGATCGAACACTGGCGCTTTTCGTCAGCCAGTCGGGCGAAACCGCCGACACGCTGGCCGCGTTGCGGTATTGTGAGGGCAAGGCAGACAAGATCGTTTCGGTCGTCAACGTGCCCGAAAGCTCGATTGCACGCGAAAGCGATATCGCCTTGCCGATCCATGCCGGTGTCGAAATCGGAGTGGCGTCGACAAAAGCCTTCACCTGCCAGTTGAGCGTGCTGCTGATGCTGGCGCTCAAGGCCGCAGCAGACCGGGGCACGATGACGGATGAGGACATCGCCGATCATGCCGCCGCGCTGCGCGGGTTGCCGACCGTGCTGAACGCCGCACTCGATCAGAACCGGGCGATCCGCAAAGCGGCCCAACGCCTGTCCGAGGCGCGCGACGTCCTGTTTCTGGGCCGTGGCCTGATGTATCCGCTGGCAATGGAAGGCGCGCTGAAGCTGAAGGAAATCAGCTATATCCACGCCGAAGGTTATGCGTCAGGAGAGTTGAAACACGGCCCCATCGCCCTGATCGACAAGCATATGCCCGTGGTTGTCATGGCACCCCGTGACACCGTGTTCGACAAGACCGTGTCGAACATGCAGGAAGTGATGGCGCGCAAGGGCAAGGTGATCCTGGTCTCTGATGATGACGGCATTGACGAGGCCGGCGACGGCGTCTGGAGCACCATCCGCATGCCGCATGTTCACACCAGCCTTGCACCGATCCTGTATTCGGTTCCCGCGCAGTTGCTGGCCTATCACACGGCGGTTGCCAAGGGCACGGATGTGGATCAGCCGCGCAATCTGGCCAAGTCGGTCACGGTGGAGTGA